The stretch of DNA TCTAAAATTTGCAATTCTACGCAATTGATCATCATTGTAATATGATTTGCCACGATCAATCATAGAATCATAAGTTCTAATTTCATTCGTCAAAATTTCTTCGTCCACTTTGAATCCAGACAGACTGATTTCGTTCATCTTACCAACCAATTCAGGAATCGTATTTGCTACTACAATATCTTTGGACTCTTTAATCAATCGATTTACTAACTCTGTATTACCAAATAAAATATCTTTGATCAATTTGATTTTACTTTTATTTCGAAATGCAGTCATATAATCTGAGCCGGAAACTGCTAGCTCTTTAATGGCAATCTTCCAATTCATAATCTGCCAGGAATACTGCGCTTTTGATTTTGTAATTTGCTCTACCGCATAACGTGTATCCGTATAACCCATAAGCGGCAAAGGACCAAATCTTTTTCCAGAAGAATCCACCCAGATAGCTGAGCGAGGCGGAACAAGACTCAAGCCATCATCTTTCTGTGTTGGATTGGGATGAAAAATTCCTGCCGCATAATGCCACTGCTTGTCTAGATGAGTAAGCTTTGCACCTTTTTTTTCTGCAACACGATGAAGCATTCCATCTGCATATTTATGGGAGCCATTTAATAATACGTTAGGCGCTTTCCCCCAATCAGAAAACCAATTCTTTCTTACTTCACTTAAGTCTCCACCACAGATTCCGCCTGATGCGAGAATTACAGTTTCTGCTTTTACAGTGAAATTAGATTTAGAAACTTCATCGAGTCCCGAAACTCCTATTGCAGTGTTTGACTCGATGATTAGATTATCTACTTTGTGGTTGTAATAGATTTGAAGTAAATTTCTTTTGGGATGAGATTCGATTGCTTTCAAAATCTTTACAATCAATTCATATCCTGTTCCCCAGGTGATATGCCATCTAGGAACAGAATTACCCGGACGAAAGATTCCTCTCTCTGCCCAATTCACAACAGGTAAAAATTGAATCTTCTTGTGATCTAACCATTCATAGATATACGGAATTGATTTTTCTACATACAGCTTCGCCCATTGTTTAGGCAATTCATCTGAATCTTCAAAATCAGCAAAGCTCTTCCAATCTTCCCAAGCCAGAGCAGGATTATCTTTTAATCCCATTCTTCTTTGATGAGGAGAATCTACAAACATCACTCCGCCAAAAGATTTCTTGGCAAGTCCGCCTAAATGCTCCTTATCGTCCCTATCTAATAGAATTACTTTTTTACCGTATGAAATTAAATCATACGCAGCGGTTAATCCTGCTAATCCGCCACCGACAATCACTGCGTCCGCGTGGTATTTTTGTTCTGACATAGTATCACCCTATTATACAATATCCTGAAAAAAAATATGCAATTACTATTTTTATTTATGCAGTATTTATTCTGCACTCTGAAGGGGGTGTGGAATGGCTTGATTCCGTTTTTCTTTTATGTTTATTTTTCTTTGAAATGACATAACTCACCTTACTTAAATCCACGATCAATCTACACGGAAACTGAGTTTATCTCGCAATCATTACGAGGAAATATCTTTCTTTTTTAAATATTTAAAGATTCTTGCAA from Leptospiraceae bacterium encodes:
- a CDS encoding FAD-binding dehydrogenase, which encodes MSEQKYHADAVIVGGGLAGLTAAYDLISYGKKVILLDRDDKEHLGGLAKKSFGGVMFVDSPHQRRMGLKDNPALAWEDWKSFADFEDSDELPKQWAKLYVEKSIPYIYEWLDHKKIQFLPVVNWAERGIFRPGNSVPRWHITWGTGYELIVKILKAIESHPKRNLLQIYYNHKVDNLIIESNTAIGVSGLDEVSKSNFTVKAETVILASGGICGGDLSEVRKNWFSDWGKAPNVLLNGSHKYADGMLHRVAEKKGAKLTHLDKQWHYAAGIFHPNPTQKDDGLSLVPPRSAIWVDSSGKRFGPLPLMGYTDTRYAVEQITKSKAQYSWQIMNWKIAIKELAVSGSDYMTAFRNKSKIKLIKDILFGNTELVNRLIKESKDIVVANTIPELVGKMNEISLSGFKVDEEILTNEIRTYDSMIDRGKSYYNDDQLRRIANFRNYRGDRIRTCNFQKIEDKKALPLIAIREFILSRKSLGGIQTNLQSQVLDSKGKTISGLYAIGETAGFGGGGIHGKGSLEGTFLGSCVLTARVAVESIVGKK